The following nucleotide sequence is from Kineobactrum salinum.
TGCCGGTGCCCGCGAAGTACGCCTGATCGAGGAACCGATGGCGGCCGCGATCGGCGCCGGGCTGAATGTCGAAGAGGCCACCGGTTGCATGGTGGTCGACGTCGGCGGCGGCACTACCGAAATCGCGATCATTTCGCTTAACGGCGTGGTCTACCGGGATTCCCTGCGCATTGGCGGTGACCGCTTCGACGAGGCAATAGTCTCTCATGTGCGGCGCCGTTATGGCAGCCTGATCGGCGACGCAACCGCCGAACGCATCAAGCAGGAGATCGGCTGCGCCTATACCGGTGGTGAGCTGCGGGAGATCGATGTCCGGGGCCGCAACCTCGCCGAGGGCATCCCCCGCAGTTTCACGCTGAACAGCGACGAGATCCTGGAAGCCCTGCAGGATCCGCTGTCGTCGATCGTCCAGGCGGTGAAGTCGGCGCTGGAGCAGTCGCCGCCCGAACTGGCCGCGGACATCGCCGAGAGCGGCATCGTCCTGACGGGCGGTGGCGCATTGCTGCGCGACCTCGACCGGCTCATCTCGGAAGAGACCGGTTTGCCGGTTATCGTCGCCGACGATCCGCTGACCTGTGTGGCGCGCGGCGGTGGTCGTGCTATGGAGCAACTGGATCGCCACACCCTCGACCTGCTGTCCACCGAGTAGGCCGTTACCGCGGGCGCTGACCAGTGATCGCCGGGAGCTGACATCAAGCCGCTATTCGTGAAAGAGTCCCATCTGGGACTGCGCGTGCTCCTGACGGTGTTGGTAGTGGTCTGCCTGATAACAGCGGATCTGCATTTCAACAGTCTCGGCAAGACCCGTTCAATATTGAATACCCTGGCGACCCCGGTGCTCTGGGTCGCCGATGTCCCCGCCAGTGTCAGGGGCTGGTACGATACCCATGTCCGCTCCCGCAGCCAGCTGCTGGAAGACAATGCGCGTCTGCAACGGGAGAACCTGCTGTTGCAGGGCCGCTCCATGCAGATGTCTTCGCTGCAGGCGGAAAACGTGCGCCTGCGGGGACTGCTCAACTCCACCGCGATGCTGCGCAATGATGTCCTGGTTGCCGAACTGATCGGCGTGTCCCCGGATCCGGTACGGCATCAGCTGGTGTTGAACAAGGGGGCCCGGGACGGCGTTTACGAGGGGCAGCCGCTGATAGATGCCGACGGCCTGATGGGGCAGGTAATGGAGGTCAGCGAATTTACCTCGAGGGTGCTGCTGTTGACCGATGTTACCCATTCCATCCCGGTGCAGGTCAATCGCAACGGCATCCGGGCGATTGCGGAAGGCACTGGCTCGCTGGACGCTGTGGAAATTCACCACGTGTCTGCCACTACCGATATCCAGGAGGGCGATCTGCTGGTCAGTTCTGGTCTCGGGGGGCGTTTTCCGTTCGGCTATCCGGTGGCGGAAGTGGCGCTGGTGGAGCGTGATCCCGGCCAGCCGTTCGCCCGCATCCTGGCGCGTCCGCGTGCGGCGCTGAACCGCAGTCGCCATGTTCTGCTGGTGTTTGTGGGCGGGCCGGAAGATTCTGCGCTCGGGACGGAGCCCTGAGCCGTGGCCGCGGAGTCGGCGTCGGGTATTGGAATCATTGTCGCCAGTTTCCTGGTGGCCGCGGTGCTGGCGATCCTGCCGTTGCCGCAGTGGCTGTTGTGGGGCCGGCCCGAGTGGGTCGCGCTGGTACTGATCTACTGGTGTATCGCGCTGCCGCACCGGGTGGGGGTCGTTACCGCGCTGGTAGCCGGGGTTGGTATGGATGTACTGGAGGGTGCCGTGCTGGGACAGAACGCCTTTGCACTGGCCGTACTGGCACTGCTGTCCCTGCTGCTGTATCAGCGTCTGCGGGTATTCAGCCTGTGGCAGCAAGCCGGTATTGTGTTCCTGATGATTGGCATACACCAACTGATCTGCCAGTGGGTACAGAATCTGGAGGGTGCGGGAGCGCCCACCCTGCTGTTCCTGCTGCCCGCCTTGTCCAGTGCCCTGCTGTGGCCGGGCGTGCTGCATGTACTGCGGCAACTGCGCCGTCACTATCGGATCAGCTGAGATGTCCCCCCTGATCCTTGCCTCTGCCTCGCCCCGGCGTCACGAACTGCTGGCCCGGCTTGGCGTTCGCTTTGTGGTGGAAGCAGCGGCGATCGATGAGGGTGTACATGCCGGTGAAAAATCGCTGCCCTATGTCGCCCGGATGGCACGGGAGAAGGCCCGGGCAGTGGCACACAGGCACGGGGATCACGCCGCGATCCTGGCGGCCGACACCAGCGTGGTCATTGATGGTGACGTGTTGGGCAAGCCGGCGGACCATTTTCATGCGCTGGGCATGCTGGCACGGCTCAGCGGCCGCACGCATTCGGTGATCACCGCGCTCTGTCTGCGTCGTGATGGCCGCGAGACTCACTGTGAGGTCGAGACCCGGGTCAGCTTTGTCACTCTCAGTCGGGAAGTCTGTGAACGCTATCTGGCAACCGATGAGCCCTGGGACAAGGCTGGCGGCTACGCGGTGCAGGGATTGGGAGGAGCCTTTGTCAGCAGCATTGAAGGCAGTTACAGCAATGTGGTGGGACTGCCACTGGCGGAGACCTGGCTGTTGCTGGCTGAACATGGCATCGATACTCTGCTCGGGGCTCCGGGGTGAGTGAGGAGATCCTGGTCAATGTGACCCCCCGGGAAACCCGGGTCGCGGTCGTCGAGAACGGTGCGACCCAGGATATCCATATCGAGCGCAGCGCCAGCCGCGGTAGCGTCGGCAATATCTACATGGGCAAGGTGGTGAGGGTCCTGCCGGGCATGCAGGCTGCCTTTGTCGATACCGGCACCGGGCGCAATGGTTTCATCCATGCGGCGGATGTTGCCGGCAACGGCGGACGCGCCCAGTCGGCTGCCCCCGGGTCCGCCATCCGAGATCATTTGACTGAGGGGCAGAAGGTTGTCGTTCAGGTTGTCAAGGACCCGCTGGGCAGCAAGGGCGCCCGCCTGCGCACGGAGCTGTCGGTATCGGCCCGCTACCTGGTCTTCATGCCCGGCCAGGACCACGTCGGGGTATCTCAGCGCATCGAAGACACCAGCGAGCGGCGACGGCTGCAGGATCTGCTGGCGCAGGCGGTAGCGGCGGAGGACATGGCGACCGCTGGCGGGTTTATTCTGCGCACCGCCGCCGAGGGTGTGGGCGGTGACGAGATCCGGGCAGAGCTGCGTTTTCTCAAGCGGTTGTGGGCGGCGGTGATGCGCCGGGCACAGGCGGCGTCGGATCCGGCATTGCTGTACGAGGACCTGCCGCTGCACCTGCGTGCAGTGCGCGATCTGGCTCGCCCGGGGATTGAGCGGATTCGCATCGACAGCCTCGAGAGCTTTACCGCGCTGCACGACTTCTGCGCCGAGTATGTGCCCGAGGTGGCCAGTCTGCTGGAATGTTATCGCGGCGAGCGGCCACTGTTCGAGCTACACGGGGTAGAGGACGAAATTCAGCGCGCGCTGGCCCGTACGGTGCCTCTCAAGTCCGGCGGCCATATTGTGATAGACCAGACCGAGGCGATGACCACCATTGATGTCAATACGGGCTCCTATGTCGGCCGCCGCAGCCTGGAGGACACGATATTCAAGACCAACCTGGAAGCCGCCGTCGCGCTGGCACGTCAATTACGGTTGCGCAACCTGGGCGGGATCATCATCATCGACTTCATTGACATGCAGGACCCGGAGCACCGGCGCCAGCTTCAGCGTACGCTGGAAAAAGCGA
It contains:
- a CDS encoding rod shape-determining protein — protein: MLKKLRGVFSNDLSIDLGTANTLIYVRDKGIVLNEPSVVAIRFHNGQKTIEAVGIEAKRMLGRTPGNITAIRPLKDGVIADFLVTEKMLQHFIARVHESRFIRPSPRVLVCVPCMSTQVERRAIRESALSAGAREVRLIEEPMAAAIGAGLNVEEATGCMVVDVGGGTTEIAIISLNGVVYRDSLRIGGDRFDEAIVSHVRRRYGSLIGDATAERIKQEIGCAYTGGELREIDVRGRNLAEGIPRSFTLNSDEILEALQDPLSSIVQAVKSALEQSPPELAADIAESGIVLTGGGALLRDLDRLISEETGLPVIVADDPLTCVARGGGRAMEQLDRHTLDLLSTE
- the mreC gene encoding rod shape-determining protein MreC; the encoded protein is MKESHLGLRVLLTVLVVVCLITADLHFNSLGKTRSILNTLATPVLWVADVPASVRGWYDTHVRSRSQLLEDNARLQRENLLLQGRSMQMSSLQAENVRLRGLLNSTAMLRNDVLVAELIGVSPDPVRHQLVLNKGARDGVYEGQPLIDADGLMGQVMEVSEFTSRVLLLTDVTHSIPVQVNRNGIRAIAEGTGSLDAVEIHHVSATTDIQEGDLLVSSGLGGRFPFGYPVAEVALVERDPGQPFARILARPRAALNRSRHVLLVFVGGPEDSALGTEP
- the mreD gene encoding rod shape-determining protein MreD, which encodes MAAESASGIGIIVASFLVAAVLAILPLPQWLLWGRPEWVALVLIYWCIALPHRVGVVTALVAGVGMDVLEGAVLGQNAFALAVLALLSLLLYQRLRVFSLWQQAGIVFLMIGIHQLICQWVQNLEGAGAPTLLFLLPALSSALLWPGVLHVLRQLRRHYRIS
- a CDS encoding Maf family protein, with product MSPLILASASPRRHELLARLGVRFVVEAAAIDEGVHAGEKSLPYVARMAREKARAVAHRHGDHAAILAADTSVVIDGDVLGKPADHFHALGMLARLSGRTHSVITALCLRRDGRETHCEVETRVSFVTLSREVCERYLATDEPWDKAGGYAVQGLGGAFVSSIEGSYSNVVGLPLAETWLLLAEHGIDTLLGAPG
- the rng gene encoding ribonuclease G, which produces MSEEILVNVTPRETRVAVVENGATQDIHIERSASRGSVGNIYMGKVVRVLPGMQAAFVDTGTGRNGFIHAADVAGNGGRAQSAAPGSAIRDHLTEGQKVVVQVVKDPLGSKGARLRTELSVSARYLVFMPGQDHVGVSQRIEDTSERRRLQDLLAQAVAAEDMATAGGFILRTAAEGVGGDEIRAELRFLKRLWAAVMRRAQAASDPALLYEDLPLHLRAVRDLARPGIERIRIDSLESFTALHDFCAEYVPEVASLLECYRGERPLFELHGVEDEIQRALARTVPLKSGGHIVIDQTEAMTTIDVNTGSYVGRRSLEDTIFKTNLEAAVALARQLRLRNLGGIIIIDFIDMQDPEHRRQLQRTLEKAMQRDPVRNQIAGISELGLVAMTRKRTRESLERVLCEPCPACEGRGVQKTAETVCFEIFREITRDARAYDNDRLLVLASQAVVDRLLDEESATVADLEAFIGKTISYRAEPGYSQEHFDIVLL